A stretch of the Janthinobacterium sp. B9-8 genome encodes the following:
- a CDS encoding cysteine hydrolase family protein, protein MSTTALIVIDVQQSFLSRPFWVEDDVPAFQQNISQLIEACVAKNVPIVHIFHVSSGPFALESGLVTPLHWMPPQHDVVFHKHVHNAFSDTGLDYWLRKRKISKLLITGIRTEQCCETTARIGSDMAYEIDFVTDATLTFAMTHPTTGRTLSADDIKERTEIVLAGRFANIISTADCVAALSAM, encoded by the coding sequence ATGTCAACCACAGCCCTAATCGTCATCGATGTACAACAATCCTTTTTATCTCGCCCATTCTGGGTAGAAGATGATGTGCCTGCTTTTCAGCAAAACATCAGCCAGCTGATCGAAGCCTGCGTGGCAAAAAATGTCCCAATCGTGCATATTTTTCATGTTTCCAGCGGCCCGTTTGCACTGGAATCCGGCTTGGTCACACCACTTCACTGGATGCCGCCGCAACATGATGTGGTGTTTCATAAGCATGTGCACAATGCTTTTAGCGATACCGGATTAGATTACTGGCTGCGTAAACGCAAGATCAGTAAACTACTGATTACCGGCATACGCACCGAGCAGTGCTGCGAAACAACAGCAAGGATTGGCAGTGATATGGCTTATGAAATCGACTTTGTAACCGACGCCACCCTCACCTTCGCCATGACTCACCCCACCACAGGCCGTACCCTGAGTGCCGATGACATCAAAGAAAGAACCGAAATCGTACTCGCTGGGCGTTTTGCCAATATTATAAGCACAGCAGATTGTGTGGCGGCTTTGTCCGCAATGTGA
- a CDS encoding EamA family transporter — translation MKPKDLLLALLIVLIWGINFVAIKVGLNGTPPLLLGAMRFVLAALPVLFIACPKVPLRLFLAYGLTISVGQFAFLFCAIHLGMPAGLASVVLQAQAFFTLVFSALLLNERWKKAQLAGLILASLGLAFIGAAHGQNMTLLGFILTLSASAMWATGNIVTRKVAATGPVNMFAFVVWASLVPPLPFLALSYLIEGPAAIFNALNHFNWTSLAAVAYLAWAATLLGYGLWARLFSLYPANQVAPFSLLVPVVGLITAYLVFGETLNTQQWAGSLLLMSGLLINLFGGRIKGMILLKLKRA, via the coding sequence ATGAAACCCAAAGACCTATTACTGGCCCTATTGATTGTATTGATCTGGGGAATTAATTTTGTTGCGATTAAAGTGGGCCTAAATGGCACTCCTCCGCTTTTATTGGGGGCGATGCGCTTTGTCTTAGCCGCCCTGCCGGTGCTTTTTATCGCCTGTCCCAAAGTGCCACTCAGGCTTTTTCTGGCTTATGGGCTAACGATTTCTGTCGGGCAATTTGCCTTTTTATTCTGTGCCATTCATTTGGGCATGCCTGCTGGCCTCGCCTCGGTGGTTTTACAAGCACAGGCTTTCTTTACGCTGGTTTTTTCTGCACTCCTGCTTAATGAGCGCTGGAAAAAAGCGCAGCTGGCAGGGCTGATTTTAGCCAGCTTGGGGCTTGCTTTTATTGGCGCAGCCCATGGGCAGAATATGACGCTGCTGGGCTTTATTCTTACACTGAGCGCATCAGCCATGTGGGCCACCGGCAATATTGTGACACGCAAAGTAGCAGCCACAGGCCCGGTCAATATGTTTGCCTTTGTGGTGTGGGCCAGCCTTGTGCCGCCACTGCCCTTTTTAGCACTCTCTTACCTCATCGAAGGGCCTGCGGCCATTTTTAATGCGCTAAACCACTTCAACTGGACATCGCTCGCAGCCGTCGCCTACCTTGCCTGGGCGGCCACCCTGCTCGGCTATGGCTTATGGGCCCGCCTGTTTAGCCTTTACCCTGCCAATCAGGTTGCACCCTTTAGCCTGCTGGTGCCTGTGGTTGGCCTCATCACCGCCTACCTTGTGTTTGGCGAAACGCTCAACACCCAGCAATGGGCAGGCTCGCTCTTACTGATGTCGGGCCTCTTGATTAATCTATTTGGCGGGCGAATTAAAGGGATGATTTTGTTAAAGCTAAAACGAGCCTGA
- a CDS encoding GlxA family transcriptional regulator produces the protein MKRYPIYFVLTPQFLLLDYAGPAEAFRIAAGLGAPFDLHTVSPSSTLICSLGLEIANLAPLPESMPAGALVILCGVVKSAEHYQLPEAQTVVDWLKAISGPDLRIACICSAAQLAARAGLLDGRRCTTHHTLIERLRQQAPLARVEDDRIFIEDGPIFSSAGITAGIDLALFLIEKLAGAPIAQEVARHMVIYLRRNGQDAQLSPWLAHRSHLHPNIHCVQDAISRSPEKHWSVADLAAIALMSERNLSRLFRQHAGVGMVEYQQSLRIAQAKNLLENPRHSLEKVAELAGFNSVRDFRRVWAKFETGLPRTPL, from the coding sequence ATGAAGCGCTACCCCATTTACTTTGTCCTGACCCCGCAATTTTTATTGCTTGATTACGCAGGCCCTGCCGAGGCATTCAGGATTGCAGCTGGGCTTGGCGCGCCCTTTGATTTGCACACGGTTTCCCCCAGTAGCACACTTATTTGCTCGCTAGGTTTAGAAATTGCCAACTTAGCCCCCTTGCCCGAAAGCATGCCTGCCGGGGCCTTGGTGATTTTATGCGGCGTAGTCAAATCAGCCGAGCATTACCAGCTGCCCGAGGCGCAAACCGTGGTGGATTGGCTTAAAGCGATCTCTGGCCCCGATCTGCGCATTGCCTGCATTTGTTCCGCAGCCCAGCTTGCCGCCCGTGCCGGTTTACTGGACGGCAGACGCTGCACCACGCACCACACCTTAATCGAACGCCTACGCCAGCAAGCGCCTTTGGCCCGTGTAGAAGACGACCGGATATTTATCGAAGATGGCCCGATTTTTAGCAGCGCTGGCATTACCGCAGGCATTGATCTGGCGCTGTTTTTAATCGAAAAATTAGCCGGCGCGCCGATTGCGCAAGAAGTAGCGCGGCATATGGTGATTTATCTGCGCCGCAATGGCCAGGATGCCCAGCTCTCACCGTGGCTGGCGCACCGCAGCCACCTGCATCCCAATATCCACTGCGTGCAGGATGCCATTAGCCGCTCACCTGAAAAACACTGGAGCGTCGCCGATCTGGCTGCCATTGCCCTGATGAGCGAGCGCAACCTTAGCCGCCTGTTTCGCCAGCATGCAGGCGTAGGCATGGTGGAATACCAGCAAAGCCTGCGCATCGCCCAAGCCAAAAACCTGCTCGAAAACCCAAGGCATAGCTTAGAAAAAGTAGCTGAATTAGCAGGATTTAATTCAGTCAGAGACTTCCGCCGCGTATGGGCGAAGTTTGAAACAGGTTTGCCAAGAACACCGCTATAA
- a CDS encoding 3'-5' exonuclease: MNPDIILPPYPGISLSHVHLVQSLPDAERALVALQVADVLGFDTESKPVFFKGQQSTGPHLIQLATDTQVFLFPVVAAGHTTVVVKAVLESPQILKVGFGLSDDHKRLHAKLDILPKHVLDLSRALRGAERGDVGAKSAVAQYFGMRLQKSKKVSTSNWAASPLNERQIKYAADDAQVALLVYRKWLALQG; this comes from the coding sequence ATGAATCCAGACATTATCCTCCCTCCCTATCCCGGTATTTCTCTTAGCCATGTACATTTAGTGCAATCTTTGCCTGATGCAGAGCGGGCTTTAGTAGCCTTGCAAGTGGCTGATGTACTGGGCTTTGATACCGAATCTAAGCCGGTTTTTTTTAAAGGCCAGCAATCTACCGGGCCACATTTAATTCAGCTGGCGACGGATACGCAGGTGTTTTTATTTCCTGTGGTGGCTGCGGGCCACACTACGGTGGTAGTGAAGGCGGTGCTTGAATCGCCGCAAATTTTAAAAGTGGGCTTTGGCTTAAGCGATGATCATAAGCGCTTGCACGCCAAGCTGGATATCTTGCCCAAGCATGTTTTAGATTTATCCAGAGCATTACGTGGAGCAGAGCGCGGTGATGTGGGGGCTAAATCAGCAGTGGCGCAATATTTTGGGATGCGCTTACAAAAATCTAAAAAAGTTTCGACCTCCAACTGGGCTGCGTCACCTTTAAATGAGCGGCAAATAAAATACGCGGCAGATGATGCGCAAGTGGCTCTGTTGGTGTATCGAAAGTGGTTGGCATTGCAGGGCTGA
- a CDS encoding NAD(P)/FAD-dependent oxidoreductase → MFDIVIIGGGAAGLGVAQAIYKRQKGLKIAIVEPAAQHFYQPAWTLVGAGAFDIKQSVKPMSKVMPRFVKWIQSAAAIFHPDQNSITLENKDILQYRTLIVCPGLCLNWSAIEGLEETLGKNGVTSNYRSDLSPYTWQLVQQLKSGVALFTQSAMPIKCAGAPQKAVYLSCSHWEKQQTLSNIKVHFHNAGATLFGVAYFIPILKQYMDRYRVNLSFSSNLIKVDGEKKIATFANTHSDGSITFTESAFDMLHIVPPQCAHPFIANSPLANAAGWVDVDPHSLQHIRYANVFSLGDAASSPNAKTAAAIRKQAPVVAINIISYLSGLTSKAIYNGYGGCPLTVENGKIVLAEFAYNGELDPTFKFLAPHIPRRFNWFIKRHLLAIVYWHGLLRGREWLVKTKVE, encoded by the coding sequence ATGTTTGATATTGTGATTATTGGTGGTGGTGCAGCAGGCCTAGGGGTGGCGCAGGCGATTTACAAGCGGCAGAAAGGGTTGAAAATTGCAATTGTGGAGCCTGCTGCACAGCATTTTTATCAACCCGCGTGGACGCTGGTGGGTGCAGGGGCGTTCGATATTAAGCAAAGCGTTAAGCCCATGAGTAAGGTGATGCCGCGCTTTGTAAAATGGATTCAATCTGCGGCAGCAATCTTCCATCCCGATCAAAACAGCATCACGCTAGAGAATAAAGATATTTTGCAATACCGTACTTTAATTGTATGCCCCGGCTTATGCTTAAATTGGTCTGCTATTGAAGGGCTGGAAGAAACGCTGGGTAAAAACGGGGTAACTTCCAATTATCGCAGCGATTTATCTCCTTACACATGGCAATTAGTGCAGCAATTAAAAAGCGGCGTAGCTTTATTTACCCAATCGGCCATGCCGATTAAATGTGCTGGCGCGCCGCAGAAAGCCGTTTATTTATCCTGTTCTCACTGGGAAAAACAGCAGACGCTCAGCAATATCAAGGTGCATTTTCATAATGCAGGCGCAACGCTATTCGGGGTAGCCTATTTTATTCCTATTCTTAAACAGTATATGGATCGCTATCGGGTAAATTTAAGTTTTTCCAGCAATTTAATCAAAGTAGATGGCGAAAAAAAAATAGCAACTTTTGCAAACACTCACTCTGATGGGAGCATCACTTTTACCGAATCAGCCTTTGATATGCTGCATATTGTGCCACCACAATGCGCCCACCCTTTTATTGCCAATAGCCCGCTGGCCAATGCAGCCGGCTGGGTAGATGTAGACCCCCATTCCTTGCAACATATACGTTATGCCAATGTTTTCTCATTAGGCGATGCAGCTTCCAGCCCCAATGCTAAAACAGCCGCAGCTATTCGCAAACAGGCCCCGGTTGTTGCCATTAATATCATTAGTTATTTATCCGGATTAACAAGTAAAGCAATTTATAATGGCTATGGTGGCTGCCCACTTACAGTAGAAAATGGAAAAATTGTACTGGCTGAATTTGCCTATAACGGCGAGCTTGATCCTACATTTAAATTTCTGGCACCCCATATTCCAAGAAGATTTAACTGGTTTATCAAGCGCCATCTCTTAGCCATTGTGTATTGGCATGGATTATTACGCGGCAGAGAATGGCTGGTTAAAACGAAAGTAGAATAA
- a CDS encoding putative quinol monooxygenase yields the protein MSNPLFVLATIIAKPNHAQQVADAIRLALAPSRQEEGCHRYDLLLDNQDNQRFIIQEQWQNKAAHNAHMLTAHFKTLVECIAPLASIEVTKLSLLA from the coding sequence ATGAGCAACCCTCTGTTTGTATTAGCCACTATCATTGCCAAACCCAATCACGCCCAGCAAGTTGCCGATGCCATTCGCTTGGCCTTAGCGCCTTCTCGACAAGAAGAAGGCTGCCATCGTTACGATTTGCTGCTTGATAATCAGGACAATCAGCGCTTTATTATTCAGGAACAATGGCAAAATAAGGCTGCGCATAATGCGCATATGCTCACTGCACATTTCAAAACCTTAGTAGAGTGCATTGCGCCTTTGGCAAGCATTGAAGTGACGAAATTAAGCTTATTGGCTTAA
- a CDS encoding MarR family winged helix-turn-helix transcriptional regulator, translated as MESDLDLLSLDKQFCFSLYSASLAMTKAYKPLLEKIGLTYPQYLVMLVLWQHDNILVKDIGEALFLDSGTLTPLLKRMESAALITRQRDNRDERQVRITLTPSGKALKETAQMIPVQLLCASGQSTETLMQLRSQLAQIRDGLNTRH; from the coding sequence ATGGAATCTGATTTAGATTTACTCAGCCTTGATAAGCAATTTTGCTTTTCTTTGTATTCTGCCTCGCTGGCGATGACCAAAGCTTACAAGCCGCTGCTAGAAAAAATTGGCCTCACTTACCCGCAGTATCTGGTGATGCTGGTGCTATGGCAGCACGACAATATTTTGGTCAAAGACATTGGCGAAGCGCTGTTTCTGGATTCCGGTACGTTAACGCCGCTGCTTAAACGTATGGAAAGCGCCGCACTGATTACCCGTCAGCGCGATAACAGAGACGAACGTCAGGTGCGTATCACCCTCACACCCAGTGGCAAGGCCCTTAAAGAAACAGCTCAAATGATTCCTGTGCAGCTTTTATGCGCCAGCGGGCAAAGCACCGAAACGCTCATGCAGCTGCGCAGCCAGCTAGCCCAAATTCGTGATGGCCTGAACACACGGCACTAA
- a CDS encoding organic hydroperoxide resistance protein, with protein sequence MQILYTANATANGGRDGRAASDDQKLNVQLSTPKELGGAGGEGTNPEQLFAAGYSACFIGAMKFVAAAGKIALPASTSVNGLVGIGPNGQGGFGLQVALNVSIPGMERSAAQELVNKAHEVCPYSNATRGNIEVTLTLL encoded by the coding sequence ATGCAAATTCTTTACACAGCCAATGCAACAGCAAACGGTGGCCGCGATGGCCGCGCAGCTTCTGACGATCAAAAACTCAATGTGCAATTAAGTACGCCCAAGGAACTAGGCGGTGCAGGTGGCGAAGGGACAAACCCTGAGCAATTATTTGCAGCGGGTTACTCCGCCTGCTTTATCGGGGCAATGAAGTTTGTTGCCGCCGCAGGGAAAATCGCGCTGCCAGCAAGCACATCAGTCAATGGTTTAGTGGGAATTGGCCCAAATGGCCAGGGTGGCTTTGGTTTACAAGTTGCGCTGAATGTATCTATCCCCGGCATGGAGCGCAGTGCAGCTCAAGAACTCGTTAATAAGGCGCACGAAGTTTGCCCTTATTCAAATGCCACTCGCGGCAATATTGAAGTCACCCTCACCCTGCTGTAA
- a CDS encoding YebC/PmpR family DNA-binding transcriptional regulator — MAGHSKWANIQHRKGRQDAKRGQLFTRLIKEITVAAKMGGGEIETNPRLRLAIDKAYDANMPKDNVQRAVERGSGNLEGVDYVECRYEGYGIGGAAVMIDCLTDNRVRTVAEVRHAFAKCGGNMGADGCVSFQFKHCGTLIFAPGTPEDALMEVALEAGADDIITNDDGSIEVITPPYEFITVKEALEKAGFKAEMGEVTMKPQAETEILGDDVAKMQKLLDMLENLDDAQAVYTTAVMDEE; from the coding sequence ATGGCAGGTCACTCAAAGTGGGCAAATATTCAGCATCGTAAAGGTCGCCAGGACGCCAAACGCGGCCAGCTCTTTACCCGTCTGATTAAAGAAATTACCGTTGCCGCCAAAATGGGCGGCGGCGAAATTGAAACCAATCCACGTTTACGTCTGGCGATTGATAAAGCCTACGACGCCAATATGCCAAAAGACAATGTGCAACGCGCCGTTGAACGTGGCTCGGGCAACTTGGAAGGCGTGGATTACGTTGAATGCCGCTATGAAGGTTATGGCATCGGCGGCGCAGCCGTAATGATTGACTGCCTAACCGACAACCGCGTGCGTACCGTGGCCGAAGTGCGTCATGCCTTTGCCAAGTGCGGCGGCAATATGGGCGCAGATGGCTGCGTATCGTTCCAGTTTAAACACTGCGGCACACTGATTTTTGCTCCCGGCACACCAGAAGACGCGCTAATGGAAGTCGCTCTGGAAGCCGGTGCGGACGACATCATCACCAATGATGATGGCTCTATCGAAGTGATCACTCCGCCTTATGAATTTATTACCGTAAAAGAAGCGCTGGAAAAAGCAGGCTTTAAAGCGGAAATGGGCGAAGTCACCATGAAGCCGCAAGCCGAAACCGAGATCCTCGGTGACGATGTGGCAAAAATGCAAAAACTACTTGATATGCTAGAAAACCTCGACGACGCACAGGCTGTGTACACCACAGCGGTAATGGACGAAGAGTAA
- a CDS encoding adenylate/guanylate cyclase domain-containing protein, with product MLQRFSYLSIFILLSSLLLLDYGWLNYSAVIDDRSGDWLLEKNANRRAASTDIVIVDIDQKSLETMNEVAGSWPWPRAIHAELLSAIAAHQPKAIVFDVLFNEPDTFRADSDQLFRDTVLQQQNIYLPSTLLVDGIGARLADLPAIYGLKKMPQAKPDARAPLLLPLVLPPETWRGGLINFKKDPDGIGRHYWIFAETQGWRLPSLPSRLATDFNWPQPQGNDIRINWLQAHKHISYSDLYFDFNREKPQRPADELKNKIVLIGTAAPGLQDLRPTPLSANFPGVEILATAIDNLQNGDWLQTPARGYFAPLGLALMGLLFLGFQHKINTLYLGGALLLMTLAGLAIFWFGLSRNQYWSIASASVWAWVYYWLAALFAYLAEKAQREQAINLFGRFLDQRVVKQLVAQGEIHSSQQAESRELTVLFSDIRGFTTLSETRTPEYIVSLLNRYFSQQVEIIFRHGGTLDKFIGDAIMAFWGAPMNDSEHARHAVAAAIEMSAALVKFKTELTDLGADFDIGIGLHTGPAVVGFIGSDARLDYTIIGDSVNLASRIEGLTKGISRVLVSDATRLACDQHFAFVPHGSFHVKGREQEVELFEPRLNS from the coding sequence ATGCTGCAACGCTTTTCCTACCTTTCTATCTTTATTCTGCTGAGCAGCTTGCTACTGCTGGATTACGGCTGGCTGAATTATAGCGCTGTGATTGATGATCGCAGCGGCGACTGGCTGCTGGAGAAAAACGCCAACCGCCGTGCTGCATCTACCGATATTGTAATTGTCGATATCGATCAGAAAAGCTTAGAAACCATGAATGAAGTAGCTGGCAGCTGGCCTTGGCCACGCGCAATTCATGCCGAGCTACTGAGCGCGATAGCCGCGCATCAGCCCAAAGCCATTGTGTTTGATGTACTGTTTAACGAGCCCGATACTTTTCGTGCCGATAGCGATCAGCTATTCAGAGACACTGTTTTACAACAGCAAAATATCTATCTGCCCAGCACACTCTTGGTTGATGGCATAGGCGCAAGGCTCGCCGATCTACCCGCTATTTATGGCCTAAAAAAAATGCCGCAAGCTAAGCCAGATGCGCGTGCGCCACTGCTGCTGCCACTGGTGCTACCGCCCGAAACCTGGCGCGGTGGCCTGATTAATTTTAAAAAAGATCCAGATGGCATCGGCCGCCATTATTGGATTTTTGCCGAAACCCAAGGCTGGCGCCTCCCCTCTTTGCCCTCCCGCTTAGCCACAGATTTCAACTGGCCCCAGCCCCAGGGCAACGATATCCGCATCAACTGGTTGCAAGCCCACAAGCACATCAGCTATAGCGATCTCTATTTTGATTTCAACCGCGAAAAACCACAGCGCCCGGCTGATGAGTTAAAAAATAAGATCGTCCTCATTGGCACTGCCGCACCGGGCTTGCAAGATTTGCGCCCTACGCCACTTTCTGCCAATTTTCCCGGCGTCGAGATTTTAGCCACAGCCATTGATAATTTACAAAATGGCGATTGGTTGCAAACCCCTGCCCGAGGCTATTTTGCCCCGCTGGGGCTAGCCTTAATGGGCCTGCTGTTCTTAGGCTTTCAGCACAAAATTAACACCCTCTATTTAGGCGGCGCTTTACTGCTGATGACCTTAGCCGGGTTAGCTATTTTCTGGTTTGGCCTAAGCCGTAATCAATACTGGTCTATCGCCTCTGCCAGTGTATGGGCCTGGGTTTATTACTGGCTGGCCGCCCTATTTGCCTATCTGGCAGAAAAAGCTCAGCGCGAGCAGGCAATCAACCTGTTCGGGCGATTTCTAGATCAGCGCGTGGTGAAGCAATTGGTGGCACAAGGCGAAATACACAGCAGCCAGCAAGCAGAATCGCGTGAGCTAACGGTGTTGTTTTCTGATATTCGCGGCTTTACCACACTCTCTGAAACGCGCACACCGGAATATATCGTCAGCCTGCTCAACCGCTATTTCTCCCAGCAAGTCGAGATTATTTTTCGCCATGGTGGCACGCTGGATAAGTTTATTGGCGACGCCATTATGGCGTTCTGGGGCGCGCCAATGAATGACAGTGAGCACGCCAGGCATGCCGTTGCCGCTGCCATCGAAATGTCGGCCGCACTGGTTAAGTTTAAAACCGAGCTAACCGATTTAGGCGCTGATTTTGATATCGGCATTGGCCTGCACACCGGCCCTGCCGTGGTGGGTTTTATTGGCTCGGATGCACGCTTGGATTACACAATTATTGGCGATTCTGTCAATTTAGCCTCACGTATCGAAGGCCTCACCAAGGGCATCTCGCGCGTTCTGGTATCCGATGCCACGCGGCTAGCCTGTGATCAGCACTTTGCTTTTGTACCGCACGGCAGCTTTCATGTGAAAGGCCGCGAGCAAGAAGTCGAGCTGTTTGAACCCCGTTTAAATTCGTAA
- a CDS encoding SH3 domain-containing protein: MNKGLWLLLALSSSAGAETASVIRDSDLRDKPFLDAAVIGQLKKDNVVDIQMRQGAWMQIKSDSKLVGWIKLLNVRTGRASEGGTSLASLNPFKTGSSGSTVTTGVKGLSAEQLQNAQPNPEELSKLKNYTASDSDAQKSAAKEQLIAQEVAYIAMDKKPASDDTPKNRRN, from the coding sequence ATGAACAAAGGACTATGGCTGCTACTGGCCTTAAGCAGCAGCGCAGGAGCCGAGACCGCCAGCGTCATTCGCGATTCTGATCTACGCGATAAACCTTTTCTAGATGCTGCCGTGATTGGCCAGCTCAAAAAAGACAATGTGGTCGATATCCAGATGCGCCAGGGCGCATGGATGCAAATCAAGAGCGATAGCAAACTCGTTGGCTGGATTAAATTGCTCAATGTCAGAACAGGCCGAGCGAGCGAGGGTGGCACCAGCTTAGCGTCATTAAACCCCTTTAAAACGGGGTCTTCTGGCAGCACGGTTACCACGGGCGTCAAAGGACTTTCAGCCGAACAGCTCCAGAATGCCCAACCCAACCCTGAAGAACTCAGCAAACTAAAAAACTACACGGCAAGTGACTCGGATGCGCAAAAAAGCGCGGCTAAAGAGCAACTGATCGCGCAGGAAGTGGCGTATATCGCCATGGATAAAAAACCAGCCAGTGATGACACCCCAAAAAACAGGAGAAACTAA
- a CDS encoding M48 family metalloprotease produces MRIRLMMLACLFPAAAFAFDFGKLDISNLIDGVKNTADAMHKATPAEEQEIGSSAASLLLGAAPLVASPALQQYVNQVGMWIVKQSEQPNMVFHFGVIDSPNINAFTTPGGYILLTKGLFDTFRNEAELAGVLAHEITHTLKRHHMQAIESGKWQKVGGNIAKAGADNVKNSAASQLVSLSSRGALELFVRGLDKGDEFEADIGGMVLAARAGYNPYGLVSVLQTLGNINPAEGTIALMFSTHPSPSDRLNTIESVIGDKLENYAGGAESTKRFQTIKASLGGAKK; encoded by the coding sequence ATGCGTATCCGCCTAATGATGCTGGCCTGCTTATTCCCTGCTGCAGCCTTTGCCTTCGATTTTGGCAAACTGGATATCAGCAATTTAATCGACGGCGTAAAAAACACCGCCGACGCCATGCATAAAGCCACTCCGGCAGAGGAGCAGGAAATTGGCTCTAGTGCTGCCTCACTCTTACTAGGCGCAGCTCCGCTGGTGGCCTCCCCTGCCTTACAGCAATATGTAAACCAAGTGGGAATGTGGATCGTCAAGCAATCGGAGCAGCCCAATATGGTGTTCCACTTTGGCGTGATAGACAGCCCAAATATCAATGCATTTACCACACCCGGCGGTTATATCCTGCTTACCAAAGGCCTGTTTGATACCTTTCGCAATGAGGCAGAGCTGGCTGGCGTATTGGCCCACGAAATCACGCACACGCTCAAACGCCACCATATGCAAGCCATTGAATCCGGAAAATGGCAAAAGGTAGGCGGAAATATCGCCAAAGCGGGTGCTGATAACGTTAAAAATAGCGCCGCTTCACAGCTGGTATCGCTCAGTAGCCGAGGCGCTTTAGAGCTTTTCGTTCGCGGCTTAGATAAGGGCGATGAATTTGAAGCAGACATCGGTGGCATGGTTTTAGCCGCCAGAGCAGGCTACAACCCTTATGGCTTAGTCTCGGTATTGCAAACACTGGGCAATATCAACCCAGCAGAGGGCACAATTGCACTAATGTTCAGCACCCACCCCAGCCCCAGCGATAGGCTCAACACCATTGAAAGCGTGATTGGCGACAAATTAGAAAATTACGCCGGTGGCGCAGAAAGCACCAAGCGCTTTCAAACCATTAAAGCATCGTTGGGCGGGGCAAAAAAATAA
- a CDS encoding aminopeptidase P N-terminal domain-containing protein produces MQPYVTRRATLSTRLAAGVVIVPNTTEIIRNADTTYPFRYDSGFYYLTGFNEPDAVFVQVIGATRTQNILFCRPKDLEREIWDGHRHGPDAARELFGFDAAYSIEELDNKMVELLQNQPRLHTAFGQNAAWDNRVSSWVNGVRAKVRSGITAPNEIADVRGTIAEMRLFKDEFEIALLRKAGLINSAAHVRAMRFARPGQMEYEVEAEILHDYYRQGSRFPAYSSIVASGANATCLHYGDNNQRMNDGDLLLIDAGCEIGGYASDITRTFPVNGKFSGPQKDVYEITLAAQYAALDVCRAGKSWNAPHEAAVRVLAQGMIDLGLLQGSLDGALESLSYKQFYMHNTGHWMGLDVHDAGAYKIKGEWRNLEAGMVMTVEPGFYIRPAANVPKHFENIGVRIEDDVLITTNGMENLNASCPKTVAEIEAIMAR; encoded by the coding sequence ATGCAGCCTTACGTAACCCGCCGTGCAACCTTGTCCACACGCTTAGCTGCTGGTGTGGTTATTGTGCCGAATACGACAGAAATTATTCGCAATGCCGATACAACTTATCCGTTTCGCTATGATTCCGGCTTTTATTACCTCACTGGTTTTAATGAGCCGGATGCCGTTTTTGTTCAGGTCATCGGCGCGACAAGAACGCAAAATATCTTGTTCTGTCGCCCCAAGGATTTAGAGCGCGAAATCTGGGATGGCCATCGCCACGGCCCTGATGCTGCCCGCGAGCTGTTTGGCTTTGATGCGGCTTACTCCATTGAAGAGCTCGACAATAAAATGGTTGAGCTATTACAAAACCAGCCCCGCCTGCACACTGCTTTTGGCCAAAATGCCGCATGGGATAACCGGGTTTCCAGCTGGGTTAACGGTGTGCGTGCCAAGGTGCGCAGCGGCATCACCGCCCCGAATGAAATCGCCGATGTGCGCGGCACGATTGCCGAAATGCGTTTATTTAAAGATGAGTTTGAAATCGCCCTCTTGCGTAAAGCAGGGCTGATTAACTCTGCAGCCCACGTTCGCGCCATGCGCTTTGCTCGCCCAGGGCAAATGGAATACGAAGTAGAGGCCGAAATCCTGCACGATTACTATCGTCAGGGTAGCCGCTTTCCAGCTTACTCCAGCATTGTGGCCTCGGGTGCTAATGCCACCTGCCTGCATTACGGCGATAATAATCAGCGCATGAACGACGGCGATTTACTGCTAATTGATGCCGGTTGCGAAATCGGCGGCTATGCATCGGACATCACCCGCACTTTCCCGGTAAATGGCAAATTCAGCGGCCCGCAAAAAGACGTTTACGAAATCACCCTCGCCGCCCAATACGCCGCGCTCGATGTTTGCCGCGCAGGCAAAAGCTGGAACGCGCCACACGAAGCGGCTGTGCGTGTACTGGCTCAAGGCATGATTGACTTAGGCTTATTACAAGGCTCGCTCGATGGCGCGCTTGAATCGCTGAGCTATAAGCAGTTTTATATGCACAACACCGGCCACTGGATGGGCCTCGATGTGCATGATGCCGGCGCTTATAAAATCAAAGGCGAATGGCGTAATCTGGAAGCAGGGATGGTGATGACAGTAGAGCCGGGTTTTTACATCCGCCCAGCCGCCAATGTGCCCAAGCACTTTGAAAACATTGGTGTGCGTATCGAAGACGATGTGCTGATTACCACGAACGGCATGGAAAACCTGAACGCCAGCTGCCCAAAAACCGTGGCAGAAATTGAAGCGATTATGGCAAGGTAA